Within Haliaeetus albicilla chromosome 29, bHalAlb1.1, whole genome shotgun sequence, the genomic segment ttttttttttccccctcaaattTAGCTCTCATATTTTTTAGGGAGGTTCTCCCTGTATTTCTGGGTCTTGTTTACATTGGCAAACAACCGGGGAAACAAAAATCTCTCCGTCCTCCTATTGAGGTTACTTTCTCATGGGGAAACACAGTGTGATGGTGGGGTGGAAACCCAACAAAAAGCATTAAATTGGCAAAAAAATATCCCTTGAGTGTGGCCCTTCTGCCCAGCATGCAAAATCCTCCTCTGCTCTGGGTCCATGTGTAATTCCCTTatctttctttaatttcctccccctgcccttgaaaatataataataattaaatggGTAAAAAATGTGTATTCAGGGTGGGTTTTACTTTGGGAAAGGGAGTTGGGGTAAGTGCTGTGCAGCTGTGGTGGGAAGCAAGATATTCCcttgtcttttttccctcctttgagGCTTATTTTCACTGGAGAacagcccagcagagctgcaaaaaaGTGGTATTTCAGGGGAATTTTGAGTCCGTGCAAACCTGGCAAGGAGCAGGAGGGCAAAATGTGATTAATTTTGCTAAATTAAgtgttaaaaggaaaagcaaatgggGTGAGGGGGTGGGTTGGGGCTGTTTATTGAGCAGGAGGGTTTGTTGGGGTGGTGGAAGGGTCTGGTTTTGAGAGGTTCATGGGCAGAGGGTGAGCAGAGCCGGCCCCTCACCCAGCCAGAGCAGCGGCCGGAGCCGTTCGCCAGCAAAAGCAGCCGGGGGAAAGGCGAAGATTTCAGTCTCGCTGTCAGCATCACGGAAAGCCACCCGCCCACCAGCGTAATCCAAAGCCACCTCGATACGTCGGGGCACGCGGCTGTGGGGCAGAGATGCGGGGCTGGGCCAGGTGAGAGCCCGTAGCTGCCCCAACCACTGCCCCACAGCCCAAACGCCTCGTTCAGGGCTGAGACCGAAGCAGCCCTTACGGGACACAAATTCCCGAGCCACCCCCAGCGCCCAGTCGGGACCGGGACGAACCTCCACAGCCCAGCGGTGCCGACCCCCTGTGAAGCCCTGCTGACCCAAAATGCAGCGGAGAGACTCAAAACGCTCGGctccagagggaagaggagccgGGGGCGATTCCCGGCGTCCTGCGGTCCGGCCATCTGCTGACACTAGGATTTGGGGGTGAGCTGTGGCTGGGTCCAGCGTCACGGTtgctggggtggagggggaaagGGGTGTTACGGGATTCGGTGCATCAGGGTATCAGGTCCAAATATTGCACTCGAGCATCAGTCCCAGGCGTTGCATGAGAGCATCAGCTCAAAATATTGCACTCGAGCGTCAGCTCCAAATATTGTACCTGAGCATCAGCAGCAAATGCTATGCCTGAGTTTCAACCCTGGGCTTTGCACCAGATCACCAGCTCTAAAAGTTGCACATAATTATCAGCTGTGAATGTTGCACCAGAGCATCAACCCTGGGAATTGCACCTGGGCGCTGCACCAGAGCATCAGCTTCTAATATTGGACCTGATTATCAGCTCTAAGTGTTGCACTGGAGCATCACCTTCAAATATTGTACCAGAGCATCAGTCCCAGGCATTGCACTGGAGCTTCAGCTCAAAATACTGCGCTGGAGCAGCCACCCTGCATATTGCACCAGAGCATCAGCCCTGGGTGTTGCAGCTGATTGTGAGCTCCAAATGTTGCACCAGAGGCATCAGCTTCAAAAGCTGTATCTGAGCATCAGCCCTGGGCATCGCACTGGAGCTTCAGCTCCAAATATTGCACTCGAGCATCCACCTTGGGTGTTGCCCCAGAGCATCAGCTTCAAATACTGCACCCAAGCATCGGTCCCAGGTATTGCACCAGAGCATCGGCTCCAGATTTTGCAGCTGAGCCCCAGCTCTGGATGCTGAATCTGAGTATCAGCCCCAGGCACTGAACATAAAGTCAGTCCTGAAGCCCGACTCACCTCTCCGGTATCCCCCCAAGTCTTCCTCCAGCGAGCACCCCAAGATGTCTGGAAATAGAAGATGACCCCAGAGATTTGTACTCCTGGATCCGGCCCTGGGGCTGTCCCATAtccccccccattccccattgCATGGAGAGGTGGGAGACTCAAACCCACTTTGTGTGGGTCATTGCCTCCCCCCACACTGAATTAGCATCCTAATTTGGGTGCTAATTAACAGCCAGCAGCCCTCTGCACCTCCCACCTGCAGCTTCCCACCCCCTAAGGCTGCTATAAGGGGGATAAATCcctaattattttatattaaaggGGCATTTGCGATGCTTGGACCTTCCAGCCAAACTTTGCCAACCCTGGGGGGGTCTCTGCCGGGCCCAACCCTGCCCCAGGCTCCCATTTCTGCTTATTAAATCCCCTTTGCCAATTTTCCCCCTCCAAACACCTTTAAACTGTGTCACCGCCTCTGCCAGCATGTTGGTTTTCAGGGCAAAATCCTCAAACTCCGCTTCCAGCTCTGGCATTGGTGGCAGCGATGGCTGCGCCCTCCACTCCGTGCACCTCGGGGAGGGAGCAAATCAGGGTGTTTAATGCTGAGACATCCCCAAATTTCCCTTCCTCATGCTGGAAAACCACAGGGAGAACTTTATTTCCCTGGGAAAGGCTCCAGCTCCTGCAAGACGCAACAGGAGATTCCCCCATTGCCACCAAGCTCCAGATTAACCATCAACCCCCCTagctcaaaagcaaaaatcccGGGGGAAGAGGATGCAGGGTGAGGAGGAGACCCTCAAAAGGAGGATTTTGGCCCCAAAACGCCGTTCCTGGTGATGCTTTTTGGCCCTGGTACCTGCTCAAGGTGATTTGGGCATCctggagaggaagggagagagatgCTCAGGGCTGTTTGCTGGGGAATAAAAGCCAAAAGGGGGGAAGCAGAGGGATTTTGGGGAAGGGTTTGGCTCACCCGTAGCAGGTCACTGTCCGTTTGTCGGCACTTGGTCTGGAGCTCGGTGCAGCATTGCCGGAGCCGGGCCAGCTCAGTGGTCTCACTGCGAcgctgctcctccagccctcGGCGTAGGCGACCAAGACGGATCAAGAACCGCGATTCCTGCTCGCCCAGCACCCGCCGAAGCCCTTCCAGCACCTCCAGGAACTTCTGCTTCTCGGCATCAACTCGGGtctgggggatgaagggagaggaggaggatgctggggCGAGGGAATGAAGTAGTTTGGCCCCCACGGTGCACCCTGATGGTGGGAGCACCCACCAGCATCTCCTGTCTCATTTCCtccgctgctgctgccagcctggcacGTCGCTCGTACTCCTCTTGCAGGGCCTTTAGGGAAGCTTCGAACCGCTCCTGCAACCAAGAAAAGGGGTTTTGGCTCCTGGAGGGGGGGAATAAAGGGGGGCTGGCACCCCTGAAGCACCCTGGAGATGGCCAGCGtgggcagccccatcctcatcctcctctttGGCTGTACTGAAGCAGATATGCAAATGTAT encodes:
- the LOC104313043 gene encoding zinc finger protein RFP-like isoform X1, producing the protein MAAGHAVENLQEEITCAICLDFFRDPVMLLGCGHNFCRCCLDCCSADASGAGSCPQCRLPFPRDGFRPNRQLANVVAAVQELALPAAEELCRRHCQPFTLFCRRNGILLCAACTENRAHRAVPLEEAAREYRERFEASLKALQEEYERRARLAAAAEEMRQEMLTRVDAEKQKFLEVLEGLRRVLGEQESRFLIRLGRLRRGLEEQRRSETTELARLRQCCTELQTKCRQTDSDLLRDAQITLSRCTEWRAQPSLPPMPELEAEFEDFALKTNMLAEAVTQFKDILGCSLEEDLGGYRRATVTLDPATAHPQILVSADGRTAGRRESPPAPLPSGAERFESLRCILGQQGFTGGRHRWAVEVRPGPDWALGVAREFVSRKGCFGLSPERGVWAVGQWLGQLRALTWPSPASLPHSRVPRRIEVALDYAGGRVAFRDADSETEIFAFPPAAFAGERLRPLLWLGEGPALLTLCP
- the LOC104313043 gene encoding E3 ubiquitin-protein ligase TRIM11-like isoform X3, which encodes MAAGHAVENLQEEITCAICLDFFRDPVMLLGCGHNFCRCCLDCCSADASGAGSCPQCRLPFPRDGFRPNRQLANVVAAVQELALPAAEELCRRHCQPFTLFCRRNGILLCAACTENRAHRAVPLEEAAREYRERFEASLKALQEEYERRARLAAAAEEMRQEMLTRVDAEKQKFLEVLEGLRRVLGEQESRFLIRLGRLRRGLEEQRRSETTELARLRQCCTELQTKCRQTDSDLLRDAQITLSRCTEWRAQPSLPPMPELEAEFEDFALKTNMLAEAVTQFKDILGCSLEEDLGGYRRATVTLDPATAHPQILVSADGRTAGRRESPPAPLPSGAERFESLRCILGQQGFTGGRHRWAVEPRAPTYRGGFGLRWWAGGFP
- the LOC104313043 gene encoding E3 ubiquitin-protein ligase TRIM11-like isoform X4 — translated: MAAGHAVENLQEEITCAICLDFFRDPVMLLGCGHNFCRCCLDCCSADASGAGSCPQCRLPFPRDGFRPNRQLANVVAAVQELALPAAEELCRRHCQPFTLFCRRNGILLCAACTENRAHRAVPLEEAAREYRERFEASLKALQEEYERRARLAAAAEEMRQEMLTRVDAEKQKFLEVLEGLRRVLGEQESRFLIRLGRLRRGLEEQRRSETTELARLRQCCTELQTKCRQTDSDLLRDAQITLSRCTEWRAQPSLPPMPELEAEFEDFALKTNMLAEAVTQFKDILGCSLEEDLGGYRRATVTLDPATAHPQILVSADGRTAGRRESPPAPLPSGAERFESLRCILGQQGFTGGRHRWAVEISRPRARSSALGEKNQPLFT
- the LOC104313043 gene encoding E3 ubiquitin-protein ligase TRIM11-like isoform X2, translating into MAAGHAVENLQEEITCAICLDFFRDPVMLLGCGHNFCRCCLDCCSADASGAGSCPQCRLPFPRDGFRPNRQLANVVAAVQELALPAAEELCRRHCQPFTLFCRRNGILLCAACTENRAHRAVPLEEAAREYRERFEASLKALQEEYERRARLAAAAEEMRQEMLTRVDAEKQKFLEVLEGLRRVLGEQESRFLIRLGRLRRGLEEQRRSETTELARLRQCCTELQTKCRQTDSDLLRDAQITLSRCTEWRAQPSLPPMPELEAEFEDFALKTNMLAEAVTQFKDILGCSLEEDLGGYRRATVTLDPATAHPQILVSADGRTAGRRESPPAPLPSGAERFESLRCILGQQGFTGGRHRWAVERRSIGCYSLRAHPPLPSSERT